The Malus sylvestris chromosome 12, drMalSylv7.2, whole genome shotgun sequence genome contains a region encoding:
- the LOC126592845 gene encoding ubiquitin C-terminal hydrolase 12-like isoform X1, which produces MKIEDGDIICFQKSTSLGSEGELKYSNVPSFLTRLKKEQEEEDKKRYKAQAHLYTTIKVARDEDLVKQIGGDIYFDLVDHDKVRSFTIKKQTAFNLFKGLVAL; this is translated from the exons ATTGAAGATGGGGACATCATATGCTTTCAGAAATCtacttcacttggaagtgaagGAGAACTCAAATATTCCAATGTCCCTTCATTTCTG ACAAGGttgaaaaaagaacaagaggaGGAGGACAAAAAGAGATACAAGGCACAAGCTCACCTTTATACAACTATTAAG GTTGCTCGAGATGAGGACTTGGTCAAACAAATTGGAGGGGATATATATTTTGACCTTGTGGACCATGACAAAGTTCGTAGTTTCACTATTAAGAAACAAACAGCCTTTAATCTTTTCAAG GGTCTGGTTGCACTATAG
- the LOC126592845 gene encoding uncharacterized protein LOC126592845 isoform X2 yields the protein MRTWSNKLEGIYILTLWTMTKFVVSLLRNKQPLIFSRYSSIGSGCTIVWHTNAISAVLDLGQEAKPHISPIRPLTPEEQLESVKKLEGLPNKEHKNCKLKLFLEVDLGLDQRPIPLPDKTKEYILLFFKLYEPEKRKLRLKMRTLYAFRNLLHLKVNRIIVLIHTFIIFELY from the exons ATGAGGACTTGGTCAAACAAATTGGAGGGGATATATATTTTGACCTTGTGGACCATGACAAAGTTCGTAGTTTCACTATTAAGAAACAAACAGCCTTTAATCTTTTCAAGGTATAGCAGTATAG GGTCTGGTTGCACTATAGTTTGGCATACCAATGCAATTTCAGCAGTTTTGGATTTAGGCCAAGAGGCAAAACCACACATATCCCCCATTCGACCATTGACACCCGAGGAACAATTAGAATCA gtcaaaaaattggaaggtCTACCAAATAAAGAACACAAAAACTGCAAGCTAAAGTTATTTTTGGAAGTAGATCTTGGGCTG GACCAACGTCCTATTCCTCTGCCTGACAAAACCAAGGAATATATCCTGCTTTTCTTTAAGCTTTATGAACCTGAGAAACGAAAACTAAG GTTGAAGATGAGGACATTATATGCTTTCAGAAATCTACTCCACTTGAAAGTGAATAGAATAATTGTTCTGATACACACATTTATAATCTTTGAATTGTACTGa